DNA from Gouania willdenowi chromosome 15, fGouWil2.1, whole genome shotgun sequence:
AAACCTCAGGGTTTCATCTGTAAAGGGtgcaattgtattttttttttgttgaaaaacacGAGACAGCCTCCATTACCATATTTTCCATCGTGAATAACTGCACTTTATTAGCCTAATAGATCAACGACATGCTCAAAAGGAACTTGGCACGAGGGTTATCAGTTATCTGTCCAACAATGtggtgtaaaaaataaacatagagGCTCAGTTAGTTCTAAACCGTCTGTGTCTCACTCGTGCGCGTTCTATGCCACACCCACAtcagaaaaactgtttttttcctcctttacaCAATAAAAAGATCAATGGGATTTTATGAAATACCCCTTTTTTTCTGGTAAGTGTGcgactgtaacacacacacaccccctcacacatacatacatacatataaccGTTATCATTGCATGCTGTCAAAGttggactaaaaaaacacaccagagcggtgcgtgtgtgtgtgtgtgtgtgtgtgtgaggcccgTGCTGGAACCTTTGATAGCTTATGTTGGAAAAAGGCTAACTCGCACACAAATGTTCATCTAACCATCTGAACTGATGAAGGATAAATGAAGGAAGTGCGTGTCTGGAGGCCACAGTGTTAACCgaaggtgaaaaaaacaaagaaactataaaaaaaaaaaaaaaaaaaaaaaaaaaaaaaaaaacacctgtcaGATTATCTCCTAACTTCATCTCTGACATCATGTTTTGGCTCCTGCATACCGACCTGACTCCCAACGAGTGCCGACGCTGAATGCTGGACTGTTGAAGTTAAAGCCTTACAGACAAAGCCCAGGGCGCGACAGAACCTCTTCTGCTACTATCTTTTCAGAGAAAAATCCTCCAACTCAGTAAAACACTGAGTTCCACTGATAACTTTGACTATTTTAAGTTAGCGtgggatgtgttttttttttctcccctcaTTTGAACAGCTGTGCGTATCAGGCTCTGATGACCTTAAGATGGAGGGAAGAGAAAAAAGAGGAAGGAAGAGGGGCTTTCTTTGCTAGTCGGGAATTCTCCAGCAGCACCCGCACCTCCCGTTTCGTACACGTAAAAGGCATTGTGAAAGTCTCAGTGAAGaaagttctgtttttttgttgatgacTACAGTTCAtgagtagtaataataataataaacaatgtagcTGCCCAACCACAAGTCTAGCCCTTACTCCCGCGCTCGGATGGACGGACAGGCAGATGGACGGATGGGTTGGTCACCTCgattcacaacaacaacaaaaataaaaaaaaacaccacaatcGGCATCAAATAGGCAAAAACTTTGAGCTCCCCCTGCTTTTTAAAACTCTCCACAGTCCAACACGTGAGCAGTTTGGGGCCCGAAGATGAAAAACTACAACGAAAGACAATAATCGGAGGAATGGGACAAACTCAAAAGAAAGCATGAGGTTTAGATATTACAGTACAGGATCAGTGGGTTGTCGTTCGAGTCTTTCCCCCCCCACTCTCTCTCTACCCCCCTATTTCTGTCCCGATCGCCCGACCAGTGCGTGTCCACTGCTAACCAACAGCTCGCCATCACGTTGGCCACGTCAACCAATGGCTGCTAACGTGAGTTATCCAGTCAGTCAACCTCTCAAACAGCACGACAACGCCAGCAAAACAATCACTGGCCATCATTAGTGGTCTCAAACTGACCAATAAGCAACCAGTAAAGGCCAACCTGGCTCCAGCAAGGGAAAATGGATACAAACTgcgttaaaaaatataaataaaaaccaacCAGCGAGCTCGGATGACAATCCCGTCTTTTTCCAAATGAGAGCGAAGGATTTTCCAAACCCAACTTCTGGCACCATAGTAGTATTTGAAGTCTAAGTAGTAGTCTTGTTGGCAACGATGACGACGAGTGGCCGGGTCTAGGTGTCGAGGCAGGTGCGCCTCCTGTTGGCGAGGAGGTCTCTGTAAACGGAGGAGTTGAGGAACCGTGGGAAGGAGTCGCGATGCATCAGGGTGTAAATCTGCAGCTGCGCCTCCTCGTACATCACGTTGCTGGGCTCTGCAAGGCTCTGGTTGATTCCTTCTCTGACCCGCGAGTCTAGACTCACCTGGAAGAACAAAAGCACTGGTTTTCTAATGGTTTTCTTAtgcagggttcctacagcttcagtcaaattaaattcaaggcttttgaaaactttttaatgccatttgaaacaagaagacagtcatcaacattgCCTGccagatacctcgaacagactAAGAAAAACggaaaaagggcaataactgcggaaaaataattgcgcgcttttcattttcgaactccatcgaGGAATTGATACCTTGAAGCCACATATCGAATTTGGTTATTGTATCTTAaatagtttctgagaaaagctgtcccctttgaagatacctcgcacagagtaaaaaacaaacagaaaaagggcaataactccggaaaaaataattgcacgcttcttattttcgaactccatcaaggtattgataccctgaagccacatatcgaatttggttattgtatcttaaattgtttctgagaaaagctgtcccctttgaagatacctcgcacagagtaaaaaacaaacagaaaaagggcaataactccggaaaaaataattgcacgtttcttattttcgaactccatcaaggtattgataccctgaagccacacaccgaatttgatTATCgcatcttaaatggtttctgagaaaagctgtcccggacggagctcaaacctatatcccccttaacactttgtggcgggggataataacaccgacttcacagtaaacacgtAGTTGCGCAATGTGACggcaaattatatatattttctaaaatgaatgttaccatttattttgaaacgtgAGACTAAttataaaatcatacttatatgttaaaatgtaagacttttgaaatgttcattttaatgacaatgcCTTATTTtctcactaaaataaaaacattgcactccaaacagcacgGAACCTTAttatttcaagagttcccggtatacctaTAATAAttatgcacagactacaatacaagGCGGGAGAATATCGAGCTACTCAGCTTCGTTTGCATTAactttggcttttaaaaacaccggatggGAAACTAAAGCCCTGTTGTGTGCagattgtgcaagaaagagtttccCTTATCCCCGGAGCTTTGCAGCCttcgctaccacctcaatgctaaacatgtagcagctagcacggacagctagcacggacactcggacagtgctagctgctacagtACATGCTGCAAGCtgtgactgacaaatgaacaaactcactggataaattTATCATCTGAAGGAAAAAGTAAGCAACAAGTTCGGGGTCATGATGTgttaacttatagcactacatatgaggttttatttcatttgtattttcaattatttGAAAATTGACTAAAGTACAGATCAATATGACAGGTCGCCCTTGTGACTAATCTCACATGCAGAGGAATGTAAATGGCTACGCCAAGgctacctcaagttgagggcgtttctcagcaatttttacttgcgattaaaaaagagattaattagattattttaactacagagcatgattaattaattgcacattttttttacatttcttgaCAGCACAAGATGAAATATCaccgaatcgattttttcttacaccagaaggattttggaaaataatctaattgtgattttttttcttaatattgcgattgtgatttaatatgcaattattttttcaagggcctcttgtcatgtgtttttcaatgaacacaagcaataaatcaatctgtttcataataaagaatttcagatttatttaaacttaaaaaaaaaaaaaaaaaaatattttaaagcacagattacaacaataaagcatacAAATCTGTGGCTTGACCTCTTCAACATACagtatctaactaacttcacttttcatgaaacatgtggactgcacttcttaaacactcactgaacttaacaggacagtctacaaattaataaaataaacagatttaaaaaataaataaaaataaagcttactaatatccagtcagtaacatcacacatactaaagtgcaggaaaagtaaAGATAACTAATATCTGCTTTAACCAATTGGACGTtcttttaggtaaatcaaactcccaacaaacttaaaataaattattactaataataataataataataataataataataaaatttaaaaaaaattgcagctttTGCAATTAGAAAgtgttttatgatattgtgataatatcgcaaatgcaattaatcgttcagccttagtttCTAGTTATCTAAAACCGAGTAGATTGCAAAGGGTCTCGTCTCCTTTACCTCTTTTGGTGACAATATGGACACGTAGTCCTCATATATGATCCTAGCCTTCTCATCCACTGCTGTCGGGTTGGTTTCTTGCTTCAGCTCTTCACAGGCCAACCAGAACAGCAGGTTGTCCTCGCTGTACTCGGATCGCAGGAACTCTTGGAAGACCTCCCGTCCCTCCTTCGAGCGCAGCATCATCTCGAAGCTCCTCGCCCACGACAGCACCTCGTCTAGACTGGGGAGTCTGTGGCAGATGGCACACAAACAGTGAGACACTCACACAAACCAAGCCAAGCCAACACAAAGGCAGCAGTTCTACTCACTGATCATCTGCTGCTTCAATACTG
Protein-coding regions in this window:
- the rgs17 gene encoding regulator of G-protein signaling 17 is translated as MPRSVSGVEMRKRQAAHIEAPPQAPGRPRPNTCCLCWCGCCKCLWNEDRMERSERQTCKMDSIEAADDQLPSLDEVLSWARSFEMMLRSKEGREVFQEFLRSEYSEDNLLFWLACEELKQETNPTAVDEKARIIYEDYVSILSPKEVSLDSRVREGINQSLAEPSNVMYEEAQLQIYTLMHRDSFPRFLNSSVYRDLLANRRRTCLDT